The genomic DNA CAAGCTGTCTGGCTGCTTCTCCTTTCTGGCTACCCCATTCGTTCCCTGATGTCCAGCTGTCTATTAAGACAGTAAGTAGGTTGGGCTGGGGATCGGGTCCTTGATTTCATAGGTATCAAAAGACCTCAGGGGCCAGTATAGATCATCCCAGAGGAGGGAAGCCTTCCAGACCCCTCTTCAGGAAGACGCATAAGCGTGATGAGCACAGGCCCCTCCTCCATGCTGTGCCCGTGATTGGGAAGAGGATACGCTTTGAATTCTTTCACCCTTGGGAGGCTGGTGTCCTTGTTCATGCTGTGGGTCAGGACAGCAGGATACAGGGGGTCAGGTGCCGGGCAGGTTGAGTAGGTGAAGAGCAATTGGAGCCCAGGTCTGTCTGTGGCTTACGGGGCTTTGCTGCCCATAGTGAGACAGAAGGGCTGTTCCAGCAGGAAGTTCCTGGGTGTAGAGGATTTGTTGGCTCTGCTCGAGGGTTCCTCCTCACTGCCAGCCATGAGGTTTCTGAGAGGCAGGGCACCACAGGGCTGCACCCACCCACCCGCAGCTTGGTCTGTGCACTCCTCACGGAGACCCTCAAATCTGCCCAGAAGTTCCCTCCGCCTGCccctcctgcccttcctctgGGCTGTGCCTCACCCCTTCCTGAGATGACAGTGGACCCCTGTGAGCTCCTGCTCTAGACCTTTCCCTGCTCTCCGTGTGTGAGGTGATGTGTCACTCACTcagccctgcccccagccctgcaCTGCCATCACATACATAGGCTGTTGTTCCCCGCCTCAGGGACCATGTCCCTTCAACCTCAGTGTTTTGCTCAGTCCCCCAACCCCCATCCACCCGAGAAGGCCTCACCTGCCCTCCACACTCAGCACAAATCATCTTTTTACAGTTGTCCCAATCAGGAATCTCACCACTTGCTGGGTCTATGCTGAGCAGCCCCTCTGCATTGCAGTGtgtaatcctcacagcaacccactttacagatgaggaaagcagGGCATCGAGTGAGGATGTGAGCCAGGCAGTCCTAAGCCCGGGACTGTGCTCTTAACCCCTGCTGCAGCTTCCCGAGTGACCCTCCGCCCTGTTACGGTTAGGAAGCACTGTGATGGGGGAAACCGAGTCCTGCTTATAAGTTCCTTGTTGGTGCGTCTTTGTCCCTGTGAGATGATGAGCCCAGGATGACAGACCCGGTTGCTTGTCCCTTAACCTTGACAATCCCGGGACCTGGTATACCTCTGCACCCATCCCCTGTTGGTTCTCGGCAGGGTTCTCCCTGGCTGGTGTTGCCTGAGAGGCTGACGGGCGGGCGTTTGTTTGCTTACGTCCACTGCCCCGTCTCTTTGGACCCCCGGGTTGGTTTCTGTCAGCTGCCACTTCTACAAAACTTGCCATTCTAAAGGTTTTTAGTGTCTTCCTGCTCAtctgcctcctcttccctctttGGAGGGGTGGTGGGAAGGATAGATGTGAACTGGCTGGTGAACGTACGAAGAATGCTCTAGTAAATGATGATCTTTTCTGACAAGGCTTCTGTAGCCTTTGTCTCAACAATTTAGATCTGTCCGAGGCTGCCAAGCCAAACAGTTAGCTTTGGCAGTCTGCACTCGtcttttactgaaatattacacaTTCCTCTTCTATGAGTGGGATGTTAAAAATAGACACTGGGCTCAGTTGTGGTCCTTCTGTTTTTAGAACAGACATGGCCAACTGAGACCCAGTTCCCTGCACGGGGTGACTGacgaccagcctggcctggctgGAGGGAGTCCTCCTGGCAGAGCCTCCGTGGGCATTTGGGACATTGAGGGTGGGCTGTCAGTGCTGCTGTTAGGAGGGATGGCTTCCTTGTGGACTCTCTTTTCTCCCCTGTCTCAAACACTATAGAAGACCACTAAGCTGAATCCCTGAACCCCAGCTTTCTGTCTGTGGCCAGCGCCCATGAGTTGGCATCCTGCTGCCCACGggttcctccccttcacctgcctcatccttccgCCAGCCCTGGCTCCCTGTCACTCAGTGCAGTGGGAGAGGGCTGACATGACCTCCTTTCTCAAGAGCCCAGTTCTTTCTCCACACCTGTAGAAAATGGGCTTTTGTTCTAGGAAAGTCTAGGATGTGCCCTGGACTGGGAGAGATGGGGAGCAGCCAACAGTATGGAGTCACTTAAGCCAAAAGCAGGAAAACTTACTTTGAAATGGCAAAAGAGGCTCCGCCTTCCTATGGcctgtgtgtctgcatgtctTTGAAAATGAGCTTGGAGcctcttttctctctgtcctGGTGCTGCGTGCACAGACACCGGTACAGGTGCCCCTGGGTAGAATGTGGTCCCTGGGTGGACAGGCTGCAGCCCCTGAGGGGTGGGCTTGATCACTCCTGGACTCCCACCTGGCCCTGCTAGAGCCTGTTTTTGTTATAGTTCCTGGAGTTTTTAGATCTGAGCAGAGTCAGATTTAGACAGGAAAAAAGATTCCTCCCCTACTCCAAAAGGTTTGTGTTTAGAAATTCTAGGTAACAAACCCTTTTCCTTTGGGGAAAGCAGTGGGGAGGAGACCTAGCACCCAGCATGGGGATCGATGAGGACAGGGtgggtgttttttcttttttgatatataaaattttaaaatattgatgtaGTACATGTGACATTTTGTTGAATCATAGACTGTATGTTCAAGTTAGGGTCTTTGCGGTGTCCCTCACTTTGAGTATttgtcatttctatgtgttgggaacatttcacgTCATCTCTTAcagctatttcaaaatatacaatatactTAACTATAGTCACCCCGCTCTGCTATTGAACACTAGAGCAAACCCTCCTTCCATCTCACTGTGTGTTTGCACCCGTTAACCAACCTCTCCATGCCCTTCCCACGcacacacccttcccagcctgcagTATCTGTTCTACCCCTACCTTCGTGAGATCATGGCTGTTTTTTAAAGGAGATGGTAGTTATACATTATTTGCAAAATTAAGaacagcatacacacacatagggAAAAAGACTTAGAAGCAGATGCATTGGAACTTTAAGTTCTTGTCTTCCCCGTATTCACCTCCAGACCCCCTAAACTAGGTAGCTGCTTCTGCCAGCACAGCCCTCTCCTCTAGCCAGCTCCTCCCACTCTGAGGAGCTGTCGCTGGGTCTCTTGTCAAGCAGGGATGGCAGTGACCTCTGTCATTCTGGTTGACGAGGTCACACCCAGCTAAGTGCTACCCAGTTCCCTTCCCGCAGCGCCCCTGAAGCAGCCCAGGAACCACTGTGGCTGGCGTCTTTCCCCAGCGTTCCTGGCTCAGGCCAGTGCTACCCTCCACATACACAGGAAGTTCTGTCTCACCTTCCAGAGGTCTCTGAGCAAAGACACCCATAGGAGAAATGGCTGATCTTAAAAAAGCCTGGAGTTTGATGAAGTACTCAGTTTTAGTGCCTTCCTTACACTACAATTTCCAGACCAAAGTCAACTCTGTCCCCTGAGTTGGGCCCCACTTCCGAGCCATTTTTAGCGATTTGCCTATTTCAAGAAACCATCATCTCTATCCCACAGTTTTTCTGTATTCTGTTGTGGAATTTGGAAATATGCCGAGTATTCAGAATGCATCACTTAGCAATAGCCCTTTAAAGTCAAATTAGATTACACATGTAAAGAAATCCTACTGTGTGCACTGCTCTCCGCTGCTTCCATGGATGTCATACCTGGGGGCCACTTGTGGTTTCGTAATGCAGGGATGCCCAGCCATGGCTTCAGGCCTTGGAGTCTCTTGATCCAGTTTGAAATACCAGCTGCCCCATCTCCTAATGGGCTGGTGACCCAGGACAGTTTAATTCATCACTCCAattctccattttctcatttgtagaatgaaaataataattttaaaacaacatacCTGATACATCAGGTACACTGAGTAATCTACATTATCTTTAACCAGAGCTCCTGGCAGAACCAACGCCAACGCTTTTTGACTGTTTcctctgtttttggttttgtttttgttttggagactgagtctcactctgtcatccaggctggagtacagtggcgtgatctcagctcactgcaacctctgcctcccgggttcaagtgattatcctgcctcagcctcctgagtaggtggaattacaggtgcacgccaccatacctagcaaatttttgtatttttagtagagacagggtttcaccatgttgttcaggctggtctcaaactcctgacctcatgatccccctgcctcagcctctcaaagtgctggggttacaggcatgcgccaccacacccggtctttGGGTTTTATTTCCTATAACACTGAGCTTCAGGACAGCCTAGGCTTGCGTTTTACACTTGAGTTcttcatgacctcatgatctcgTGTCCCAAGCCTGGAGGAAAGATGTCTGGCCATCAGAAGCTGGGTTTTAGAAGTCTCAGACTCATAGAACGTGTGCAGTTCTCTGTGCTCAGGGCCCACAGTTCACGTGGGAAAAGCAGTATGTGCATCCTTGCCCAGCAGACAAGCACGCCCCTGCCCACTGGCAAGGATGCTGGGAGAGTGCTGTTGTCTTCAGAAACTTAAAGAACCGAGCAGACCATTGAGACGTGAAAGGCTGTGTATGGACGTCATGAAGAACCATGTTTTGTATCTTAAGTTAGCACAGgcagttttaaattattatattcagTGACTAAAAATGCAACTCTGATGTACATCTGGTGGCATTAGAAATTGGGGCAGCCGCTAGAAAGCAGATTTGATAGTAGgcatctaaaaccataaaaaggaaaggtttaaattgtttgtattttgatATTTCACTTCTAGAAATCTGTCTAAAGAAATTAATCCAAAATGGGGAAGAGATTGTATGCGTGAAGATGTTTATGGCAACCTTAATTATAACAACAAGGCTTAGAAATAGCAAATTGTCTGATAATAAGAAAATGGCTAAGTAGGTGGTGCGACTGctactgaaatattttacaaCCATTGAAAATAACGATTTTAGTGACCATACAACAGGGATGATGCTTATGATTAAGTGAAAAAGCAGTGCCCAAAGTCACATGCCCAACAGAACCACATTCTCCTAAAACACATATATGAAAATGTGACTTTTCTAGCGCCTTCCTGATGGGTGGTGGCTAGAAGTAGCGAAAAGCAGTAGCGATTACTGGAGGAGAAGAGGGTTGGGTTGTGACtggttctttttctattttccaaactttctgtCCTGtagttttattacttttatttatttatttttgtttttaacatattttttgagacagggtcttgctctgttgcccaggctggagtgcagtggtgcagtcatgtctcactgtagcctccacctcccgggcccaagcagtcctcccacctcagccttctgcgtagcgctggggaccacaggcatgtgccactacgcctggccttttttttttttaagtttttagtagagaaggggtctcacttgttgcccacgcttgtcttgaactgggctcaagtgatttttccatactcagcctcccaaagtgttaggattataggtgtgagctgccacatctGGCATGTTAATTAATTTCAGAGAGAGACTTGGAAGTATGAGGGAGTAAAATGGCGAGGGAGAGAGACATCTTCAGAAATGATTGAGATTACAAATTGCTTGTTCTGCAGAACTAGGAAGACAACATTCTACTCCAAAGAGGAGGTTTAGGTTTCCATTTAATGATTGTGTTGGTCGAAACAGCTCAGCAGTATCATTTTTAGAGATCTCTGTGGTTAGCAGCACCTGCATCAAGGAAGGCATATCGTAGGTGCTCAGACGTGGGGCATgggctgtgctgggtgctgggcccTGCCCTGCTCTCTGGGTGTTTGTGATCTGAGGCTGGGTTCTGGCCCTGGCTGCGGGGTGGCCTTCTGTTGCACTGTGCACCCTTCCTCATTATCCTCCCTATGAGGGTCACCACCCATCAGGAAGGCGCTAGAACCATGCTGGAGGAGACAGGCGGGTGCCCTGCTTACCAAGCAGAGAGCCCTTACTCATCTGTGATACTCAGACGCCTCAAGCTGCATGTAGCATAGTGCATGAaggggtgtattagtctgttcttacattgctttaaagaaatacctgggccgggtgcagtggctcaagcctgtaatcccagcactttgggaggccgaggtgggtggatcacaaggtcaagagattgagaccatcctggtcaacatggtgaaaccccgtctctactaaaaatacaaaaaattagctgggcacggtggcacgtgcctgtaatcccaggtactcaggaggctgaggcaggagaattgcctgaacccaggaggcggaggttgcagtgagccaagatcgcaccattgcactccagcctgtgtaacaagagagaaactccgtctcaaaaaaagaaaggaaggaaggaaggaaagaaagagggagggagggaaggaaggaaggaaggaaggaaggaaggaaggaaggaaggaaggaaggaaggaaggaaggaaggaaggaaaggaaagagaaagaaatacctgagagtgggtaatttatttaatttagagaggaggtttaactggctcatagTTCTGCGGGCTGCACAGGAAACATGGCATCGgcctctgcttggcttctggggaggcctcaggggctgtgactcatggtggaaggtggagcAAGAGGGAGAGAGTCAGGGGACGTGCCATAcccttttaaatgaccagatctcacagGAACTCACTCTCATGAAGACAGCACAGAGCCGTGAGGGATCCGCCCCTATGATCCagacacctcccactgggtcccacctccagcactggagaTTACAGTTCAGCATGAGATGTGGGAGGGGACCACCACCCACACTCTATCAGCAGGCCTTGGCCTTTCAGCTTCTGATGAATTCAGGTGCACAATGGAAGTCCTGAACATACCTACCTGCACGTGGGCAACAGTTCTTGTGTGGCTGCATGCATCCATGTGCTGGGGCAGGGGGTGAGCTGGCAACCTGTGACGGTCGATTCTCAGGATCGcttgctttcttctctcctttctcatgTCTCACTGTAGAGTCAGATGGAATTCAGCATCTCCTCCTTATCCATCCAGGAGCCAAGCAACGGCACTGCCattagtgagctgagaccactgTCCAAAGCTTCCCAGGGCTCCCAGGCCCTCAAGTCCTCCCAGGGCAGCAGGTCCTCCAGCCTGGATGCCCTGGGCCCCaccaggaaggaggaagaagcgTCCTTCTGGAAGATCAACGCTGAGCGGTCCCGAGGGGAGGGGCCTGAGGCTGAGTTCCAGTCACTGACCCCTAGCCAGATCAAGTCCATGGAGAAGGGGGAGAAGGTCTTGCCTCCCTGCTACCGGCAGGAACCTGCCCCGAAGgacagggaggccaaggtggaaaagCCTAGCACCCTCCGCCAGGAGCAGCGTCCCCTTCCCAACATGAGCACCGAACGCGAGAGACCCCCGCCGGTCCAGGCTCTCAGCAGCGCGCTGCATGAGGCCACCCCGTCCCAGCTCGAGGGGAAGCTGCCGTCTCCTGATGCCAGGCAGGACGATGGGGAAGACATCCTGTTCTCGGAACCCAAGTTTGCACAGGTGGGTGGCCTGCACCAACGTGTCCTCAGGTGGGGTGGGCCCTTCTTCAGTGGGGACTGAGAGGGTCCCCCACAAAGCAGGCAGGTCACAGGTGCCCATGTTCTttttcctccccctcctttcaccttcccctccctcttcctcagaGGATATACAACAAATATGCAACAAGACAAGTTTTGCGAGTCCATCTGGGTGCCCTGATTCGTTTACCAGTCAGGGTTCCGTGGCCCACTACgctttcctggggctgctgtctGTAGAGACCCCTGGAAGGCACTGTGCCCAGGGCTGTCAGCACAAGGCTGTGCTGGGCCTTTTTGGGAGCTGCCCATAGGTCAGTGGTCTGTTCTTTAGGATTGGCCTGGATTTGGGCCAGGGGAGCGGCCTGTTGGCAAGGCGGGCAGGCACAGTTGAGAGGCCACACTGGGTCTTGACCCTCTCCAGGCCTCGCTGGGCTCCTGGCTGCCTTGTGAGCCCAGGATCAGCTTCCTCCATGTTAGCCTCATCTGGCCTCCTCTGGCCCTTGGGACTCCTTGGCTCtgtggtgactttttttttcgtattttcataggtttttggggaacaagtAGTATTTGATTACATAAGCTCttttgtggtgatttgtgagattttggtgcacccatcctgagcagtgtacactgaacccagtttgtggtcttttatcccacacccctccacccctccctgctgagtccccagagtccattgtgtcattcttaacGCCTTTGCATcgtcatagcttagctcccacttatgagtgagaagatacgatgtctggttttccattcctgcattagttcaccTAGAATCATAGTCTCCAATCCCAtgcaggttgctgcaaatgccaataattcattcctttttatggctgagtggtattccattatataatacatatatatatatatatgtaatctcacagtttctttattcactcattgaatGGTGGGCATTTGGGCAAGTTccatatatgaattttaaaagttttttattatggtaaaatacacaaaaaattaccattttaaccattttaaagttaaatttggtGGCATTTGAGTATATTCTCAATGCTCTGTAACCATCACCAGAACTCCTTTCATCTTGCAGAACTAAAGCTCTGGACTCGTTCAACACTAActttccattcctccctccccgcagcccctggcaaccgccattctactttctgtttctgtgagtttgactcCCCTAGGTACCTCCTGTAAGTGGCATCATATAGTATGTATCCTTTTGTGACAGACTTAATTTTACTTAGTGTAATACCTTCAAGCTTCATTCATCTTGTAGCATGTGTAGAATTGccttttaaggctgagtaatattccactgtgtggttAGACCCCATTTCGTatatctgcccatccatccacagacacttgggttgcttccaccttttggctattgcgGGCTGTTAGGAATAGTGCTACTATGAATGTGTGTGTCCAAATacctctcccagcccctgctTTCCCTTCTCCTGGGTGCATACCCAgatgtggaattgctggatcgcATGGTGATTCTAGTTTTACTTTTTGGAAGAACCTGCGTAACGTTTGCCCCAGCGCCATTTTACATTCCATCCACatgagttccagtttctccactcCCTTGTGACACTTGCTATTTTCTGTGTCAGAAGGGGTGTAAGGTGGCG from Callithrix jacchus isolate 240 chromosome 19, calJac240_pri, whole genome shotgun sequence includes the following:
- the C19H1orf198 gene encoding uncharacterized protein C1orf198 homolog isoform X2, whose amino-acid sequence is MLEDITWQDEHSAPFSWETRSQMEFSISSLSIQEPSNGTAISELRPLSKASQGSQALKSSQGSRSSSLDALGPTRKEEEASFWKINAERSRGEGPEAEFQSLTPSQIKSMEKGEKVLPPCYRQEPAPKDREAKVEKPSTLRQEQRPLPNMSTERERPPPVQALSSALHEATPSQLEGKLPSPDARQDDGEDILFSEPKFAQVSSSNVVLKTGFDFLDNW
- the C19H1orf198 gene encoding uncharacterized protein C1orf198 homolog isoform X1; translation: MASMAAAIAASRSAIMSGNRPLDDRERKRFTYFSSLSPMARKIMQDKEKIREKYGPEWARLPPAQQDEIIDRCLVGPRALEPRDAGDSEELARFPGLRGPTGQKVVRFGDEDITWQDEHSAPFSWETRSQMEFSISSLSIQEPSNGTAISELRPLSKASQGSQALKSSQGSRSSSLDALGPTRKEEEASFWKINAERSRGEGPEAEFQSLTPSQIKSMEKGEKVLPPCYRQEPAPKDREAKVEKPSTLRQEQRPLPNMSTERERPPPVQALSSALHEATPSQLEGKLPSPDARQDDGEDILFSEPKFAQVSSSNVVLKTGFDFLDNW